The Narcine bancroftii isolate sNarBan1 chromosome 6, sNarBan1.hap1, whole genome shotgun sequence genome window below encodes:
- the LOC138737334 gene encoding galanin receptor 2a-like — translation MSGSPSNNSWTLETPDMPALPRSLQSQFWDPIFKYKFLKYLEYPASSAPAAYAGAQIPVRCIDNPSSRSKSRHDQDAPCARDPSELFLPLSPSLITAPMPGCHGPGSSSLQPHGSVDRVACLPGVCNPSERLSWTGAAFLGTAPCLQNHRRPVSALPDESSSPPHGQCHTPLELLDCVQKEILCQWAILYQHSLTSCHTNLAAIVILLRGKCGLSKCITYYLVAMAVTDLVVIITAVILNRTVNMYFPLSVLSITPVCKLIFVLIYGSRDCSVWVTVMFTFDRHIAICCQKLKTTYCTERTEATIIGIVCAVSCMMNVPWYFIYKPSFVANGVPWLCEAKLILTIAPAWIAYDWIHRILTPCFPFFLILLLNVLTVRDILAANRARKRLLNNKNGDNQSDPETECRRKSIVLLLLISCCFILSWLLIFIKIIYLRIVKMPYFSGSKFKDPRFILEESGYMLQLLSSCINPFIYAGTQKKIRDQLKSGLKYPLTLFVHLFK, via the exons ATGTCGGGATCACCCTCCAATAATTCATGGACCCTGGAGACACCGGACATGCCCG CACTCCCTCGATCTTTGCAGTCCCAGTTCTGGGATCCCATTTTCAAGTACAAA ttcctgaagtactTGGAATATccag cctccagcgctcccgcagcctatGCAGGCGCACAGATCCCTGTTCGATGCATCGACAACCCGAGCTCTAGATCTAAATCTCGCCATGATCAGGACGCTCCCTGCGCCCGGGACCCTTCTGAGCTCTTCTTGCCCTTATCGCCCTCTCTAATCACAGCCCCGATGCCTGGCTGCCATGGGCCAGGCTCCAGCAGCCTACAACCCCATGGGTCCGTCGACCGCGTCGCCTgt cttcctggagtctgcaacccctcggaGCGGCTGTCGTGGACAGGTGCTGCCTTCTTGGGTACTGCCCCATGCCTGCAAAATCACCGTCGGCCCGTCTCTGCTCTCCCTG ATGAAAGTTCTTCCCCTCCTCATGGTCAATGTCATACGCCCTTAGAATTGTTGGACTGTGTCCAGAAAGAGATTCTTTGTCAATGGGCGATTCTTTATCAACACTCGCTGACCTCATGCCACA CCAATTTGGCAGCGATTGTGATCCTGCTTCGAGGAAAGTGCGGCCTTTCCAAGTGCATCACGTACTACCTGGTGGCTATGGCTGTGACAGATCTAGTAGTCATAATCACGGCTGTGATATTGAACCGAACTGTGAATATGTATTTCCCATTGAGCGTTCTTTCCATCACACCTGTCTGCAAGTTGATTTTCGTACTCATTTATGGATCGAGAGATTGTTCCGTGTGGGTAACTGTGATGTTCACTTTTGACCGACATATAGCAATTTGTTGCCAAAAGCTTAAAACAACATATTGCACTGAGAGAACGGAAGCCACTATTATAGGAATCGTTTGTGCTGTAAGCTGCATGATGAACGTTCCGTGGTACTTTATTTACAAGCCTTCGTTTGTAGCTAATGGCGTGCCTTGGCTCTGTGAAGCAAAATTAATCCTCACTATCGCACCTGCATGGATTGCATACGATTGGATTCACCGCATTCTAACcccttgttttcctttcttcctgATACTACTGTTAAACGTCCTCACGGTCAGAGACATTCTGGCTGCGAACAGAGCTAGAAAAAGACTGTTAAACAACAAAAACGGAGACAATCAGTCTGACCCTGAGACGGAATGCCGCAGAAAATCCATAGTTTTACTCCTATTAATATCATGTTGTTTCATTCTATCGTGGCTGTTGATTTTTATCAAAATTATTTATCTTCGAATTGTTAAAATGCCATATTTCTCAGGTTCTAAGTTCAAAGATCCACGTTTTATTCTGGAGGAGAGCGGATACATGCTTCAGCTTTTGAGTTCCTGCATTAATCCGTTCATTTATGCGGGAACTCAGAAAAAGATCAGAGACCAATTGAAGAGTGGCCTCAAATATCCACTAACTCTATTTGTTCACTTATTTAAGTGA